A single Verrucomicrobiia bacterium DNA region contains:
- a CDS encoding M20/M25/M40 family metallo-hydrolase, producing MLNPTSLQTYLETQLPDALELLRRMVAINSFTLNREGINRLARFTAECFAPLGFTAEYVNPTNPQYGQHLVLARPGNGKQSILMVSHLDTVFPPEEETRNNFHWSVEGDRIFGPGTNDIKGGTMMMWLVLKALQAQAPELFERVTWKLLLNSAEEMFSPDFGTVCRERLDKNTLAALVFEAEGRLGQDRLVVLARKGRATWRVTITGRGAHAGGKHPHGCNAIVQLGQLLPRLAAITDYSRELTVNVATVTGGTVLNRVPHEAVVEGELRAFDAATYQHGINQLLALAGPGEVTSPADGFRSQIKVEILTEARPWPRNADTDRLGEIWMQAGRELNLPVSGHQRGGLSDGNQIWDLVPTLDGLGPWGDGDHCSERSADGSKLPEFVEVSGIVPKALLNVTAISKLITNG from the coding sequence GTGTTGAATCCGACTTCGCTTCAAACCTACTTGGAAACCCAACTGCCCGACGCGCTTGAATTGCTGCGGCGAATGGTGGCCATCAACAGCTTCACTCTGAATCGTGAAGGCATAAATCGCTTGGCGCGGTTCACGGCGGAATGTTTCGCCCCCTTGGGGTTCACGGCTGAATATGTCAATCCCACCAATCCGCAGTATGGACAACATCTGGTGTTGGCGCGTCCCGGCAACGGAAAGCAAAGCATCCTGATGGTGTCGCATCTGGATACGGTGTTTCCGCCGGAGGAAGAAACGCGCAATAATTTTCATTGGTCGGTGGAAGGAGACCGCATTTTTGGTCCGGGCACCAACGACATCAAGGGCGGCACCATGATGATGTGGCTGGTGTTGAAGGCGCTCCAGGCGCAGGCGCCGGAACTTTTCGAGCGGGTTACCTGGAAACTGTTGCTCAATTCAGCCGAGGAAATGTTCTCGCCGGACTTTGGGACGGTGTGCCGGGAGCGATTGGATAAAAATACTCTGGCCGCATTGGTTTTTGAGGCGGAGGGACGATTGGGCCAGGACCGGTTGGTGGTGCTGGCACGCAAAGGTCGCGCGACGTGGCGGGTAACAATCACCGGACGCGGCGCGCACGCCGGCGGCAAACATCCGCACGGTTGCAACGCCATTGTGCAGCTCGGCCAACTGCTGCCGCGCCTCGCCGCCATCACGGATTATTCGCGTGAACTGACCGTCAACGTGGCCACTGTAACCGGCGGCACGGTGTTGAATCGCGTGCCGCATGAAGCGGTGGTCGAGGGCGAATTGCGCGCCTTCGATGCGGCGACCTATCAACACGGCATCAACCAACTGCTCGCGCTGGCCGGGCCGGGCGAAGTCACCAGTCCCGCGGATGGTTTCCGCAGTCAGATCAAAGTGGAAATCCTCACCGAAGCGCGTCCGTGGCCGCGCAATGCTGACACGGACCGGTTAGGCGAGATTTGGATGCAAGCCGGACGCGAGTTAAACCTTCCCGTCAGTGGTCATCAACGTGGCGGATTAAGTGACGGCAACCAAATTTGGGATCTCGTCCCCACGCTGGATGGACTCGGCCCCTGGGGCGACGGCGATCACTGTTCCGAACGCAGCGCGGACGGCTCGAAATTGCCCGAGTTCGTGGAAGTGAGTGGCATTGTTCCGAAGGCTTTGCTGAATGTGACGGCCATTTCCAAGCTGATCACCAACGGGTAA
- a CDS encoding RNA-binding protein, protein MSTKLFVGNLSFKTTENDLQDAFAAFGSVVEANIMMDRMTGRPRGFAFVTMASQEEAEKAIEGLHGKEIDGRALTVNIARPREERPAGGGGGRGPRRDFGGRGDRGDRGDRGGR, encoded by the coding sequence ATGAGCACAAAGTTGTTTGTAGGAAATCTTTCCTTCAAAACCACTGAAAACGACCTTCAAGACGCCTTTGCCGCCTTCGGCAGCGTCGTGGAGGCCAACATCATGATGGACCGCATGACGGGTCGCCCTCGCGGGTTCGCGTTCGTCACGATGGCCAGTCAGGAAGAAGCCGAAAAGGCAATCGAAGGATTGCACGGAAAGGAAATTGATGGTCGGGCATTGACCGTCAATATTGCGCGTCCACGCGAAGAACGCCCGGCGGGCGGCGGCGGCGGACGAGGACCGCGCCGGGACTTCGGCGGACGGGGCGATCGCGGTGATCGTGGTGATCGCGGCGGGCGTTAA
- the mutM gene encoding bifunctional DNA-formamidopyrimidine glycosylase/DNA-(apurinic or apyrimidinic site) lyase, which yields MPELPEVEVLVRHLRPLLRDKKIRAVNVHRAKVIRPDTPARLRRILTGATFRDVSRRGKYLLFQLQNGRGKPPIQLVGHLGMTGRMFLTRKNEPLPKHAAVVLDLGREHFIYEDPRYFGRFSLNSDILPRLGPEPLSRNFTPTIFAAALAGRKRAIKVRLLDQDLVAGIGNIYASEALYRARINPRRAAGQLKPPQIRALWRAIRAVLNEAIRFGSTVPLHYGVGAQRGDRLFYYGLRTETPAYYSERLRVYDRAGQPCGRCQTPIKRLVQAGRSTFYCPQCQR from the coding sequence ATGCCTGAGTTACCCGAGGTCGAAGTGCTGGTGCGCCATCTGCGCCCGCTGTTGCGTGACAAAAAAATTCGTGCGGTAAACGTCCATCGAGCCAAAGTCATTCGTCCGGATACCCCGGCCCGCTTGCGACGCATTTTGACCGGAGCAACCTTTCGGGACGTGAGCCGTCGCGGCAAATATCTGTTGTTCCAATTACAGAACGGTCGCGGCAAACCGCCCATCCAACTGGTCGGCCACTTGGGGATGACCGGACGAATGTTTCTCACGCGGAAAAATGAACCATTGCCGAAGCACGCCGCCGTCGTGCTGGATCTGGGACGCGAACATTTCATCTATGAAGACCCACGCTACTTCGGTCGGTTTAGTTTGAACTCGGACATCCTTCCGCGACTCGGCCCCGAACCGTTGAGCCGCAATTTTACGCCAACAATTTTCGCGGCCGCCTTGGCCGGGCGCAAGCGCGCCATCAAAGTGCGACTGCTGGATCAAGACCTCGTGGCCGGCATCGGCAACATCTACGCGAGCGAAGCGCTGTACCGGGCGCGCATCAATCCACGTCGCGCCGCCGGCCAACTAAAACCGCCGCAAATTCGGGCGCTCTGGCGCGCGATCCGTGCCGTATTGAATGAGGCCATTCGGTTCGGCAGCACGGTGCCGTTGCATTACGGAGTCGGCGCGCAGCGCGGCGACCGTTTGTTTTACTACGGTTTACGGACGGAAACGCCCGCCTATTATAGCGAGCGGCTGCGGGTTTATGATCGGGCGGGGCAACCTTGTGGCCGCTGCCAAACTCCGATCAAACGTCTGGTTCAGGCGGGGCGCAGCACCTTTTATTGTCCACAATGCCAGCGGTAA
- the pyrH gene encoding UMP kinase — protein MKTSAQPRYRRILLKLSGEALGGEAGFGINAREIQSMAEQVREVRDLGVEVVVVLGGGNIFRGLAGSEKGIERATGDYMGMLATIINSLALQDALEKIGVATRVQTAIAMPQVAETFIRRRAVRHLEKGRVVIFGGGTGNPYFSTDTAAALRATEIGAEVILKATKVDGIYDSDPKKNPNARRYPQITYLECLQKQLKVMDATAFSLCLDNKMPIIVFDFFKPHNLRRVVLGESVGTVVTG, from the coding sequence ATGAAAACCAGCGCCCAGCCCAGATATCGTCGCATCCTCCTTAAACTCAGCGGTGAAGCGCTGGGTGGCGAGGCGGGATTTGGCATCAACGCGCGCGAAATTCAGAGCATGGCGGAACAGGTGCGCGAGGTGCGCGACCTGGGCGTGGAAGTCGTTGTGGTGCTCGGCGGGGGGAACATCTTCCGCGGTTTGGCGGGGAGCGAAAAGGGCATCGAGCGCGCCACCGGCGATTACATGGGCATGTTGGCCACCATCATCAACTCGCTCGCTTTGCAGGATGCGCTCGAAAAAATCGGGGTGGCCACGCGGGTGCAAACGGCCATCGCCATGCCGCAAGTGGCGGAAACCTTCATCCGCCGCCGCGCGGTGCGTCATTTGGAAAAAGGCCGGGTGGTTATTTTTGGCGGCGGCACGGGCAATCCCTATTTCTCGACCGACACCGCCGCCGCGTTACGCGCGACGGAAATCGGCGCCGAGGTGATTTTGAAAGCCACCAAGGTGGACGGCATCTACGACAGCGATCCAAAGAAAAATCCAAATGCCAGGCGCTACCCGCAAATCACTTACCTGGAATGTTTGCAAAAGCAGCTCAAGGTGATGGACGCGACGGCCTTCTCGCTTTGCCTGGACAACAAGATGCCGATCATCGTCTTTGATTTCTTCAAACCGCACAACCTCCGGCGCGTCGTGCTGGGCGAATCCGTCGGCACGGTGGTGACAGGGTAG
- a CDS encoding SDR family oxidoreductase, with protein sequence METQLRDKVVLITGASGGIGRALARGFAREGAKLILHCHKNLAAARRLQKESSSIESLVVSADLTREVAVRKLFTAALKRFGRLDTLIANAGQWEQREVPLCEMSLAQWRKTQDGVLTATFLCAREFFRIVARQKTGNAVLIGSTAAVFGEAGHADYAAAKAALTYGLTRTLKNEIARLARPTKHYCGGRINCVCPGWTVVSRNAAKLGDAAVVRKVAATLALPKIARPEDIANAVVFLSSDQLAGHITGQTLVIAGGMEGRTLWSASEIDPAHV encoded by the coding sequence ATGGAGACGCAACTGCGAGACAAGGTGGTGCTCATTACCGGCGCTTCCGGTGGGATAGGGAGGGCGCTGGCGCGGGGCTTCGCGCGTGAAGGCGCCAAGCTGATTTTGCATTGCCACAAAAATCTGGCCGCCGCGCGCCGACTGCAAAAAGAATCAAGCTCAATTGAATCCTTGGTGGTCAGTGCGGATTTGACCAGGGAAGTGGCAGTCCGAAAACTTTTCACCGCCGCGCTGAAACGGTTTGGTCGGTTGGACACGCTCATTGCGAACGCCGGTCAATGGGAGCAGCGCGAGGTGCCTTTGTGCGAAATGTCGCTCGCGCAATGGCGTAAAACTCAAGACGGCGTGCTCACTGCGACGTTTCTTTGTGCGCGGGAATTTTTCCGCATCGTGGCCCGGCAAAAAACCGGCAACGCCGTGTTGATCGGTTCCACGGCGGCGGTTTTTGGCGAGGCGGGTCACGCGGATTACGCCGCCGCCAAAGCTGCGCTCACCTACGGTCTTACGCGCACGCTGAAGAACGAAATCGCCCGCCTGGCGCGGCCCACGAAACATTATTGTGGCGGCCGCATCAATTGCGTTTGTCCGGGCTGGACGGTGGTGTCGCGCAACGCCGCCAAACTGGGGGACGCTGCCGTCGTCCGCAAGGTTGCCGCCACCCTGGCGTTGCCTAAAATTGCGCGCCCCGAGGACATCGCCAACGCCGTGGTGTTTCTTTCCTCAGACCAACTTGCGGGTCACATCACTGGACAAACCCTCGTCATTGCAGGCGGCATGGAAGGGCGCACCCTTTGGTCGGCGAGCGAGATTGACCCAGCCCACGTCTGA
- the rhaT gene encoding L-rhamnose/proton symporter RhaT, with protein MNPFLGVFFHWLGGLASGSFYVPYKAVRKWSWETYWLVGGFFSWIICPWLLALLMTNDLLGVLQQQTGSTLWWTYFFGAMWGLGGLTFGLTMRYLGMSLGMGVALGYTAAFGTLLPPIFKLFTPTIPVAETITEIAATTPGKITLAGVGVCLVGIAVAAYAGLTKEREMPEAEKKKTIAEFNFTKGILVATFSGIMSACFAFALTAGTPIGEASVAAGTTVIWSGLPKLVVVLLGGFTTNFVWCAFLNLKNRSGYQYLAAHLREEHANLSGVTDGGDDASRSKIPRLNNYFFSALAGTLWYFQFFFYTMGETQMGKYGFASWTLHMASIIIFSTMWGWILREWNGASSKAHALIAAGIATLILSTIIIGYGTYLKGKTTEETKEASMTETLQAADAAPVNRSFQWPTVALEPRA; from the coding sequence ATGAATCCGTTCCTCGGCGTCTTTTTTCACTGGCTCGGTGGTCTCGCCTCCGGGAGTTTTTACGTTCCCTACAAGGCGGTAAGAAAATGGTCTTGGGAAACCTACTGGCTGGTGGGAGGATTTTTCTCCTGGATCATCTGTCCGTGGCTGCTGGCGCTGTTGATGACCAACGACCTGCTCGGCGTGCTTCAACAACAGACCGGTAGCACGCTTTGGTGGACGTATTTCTTCGGTGCCATGTGGGGTCTGGGCGGATTGACCTTCGGGCTGACGATGCGCTACCTCGGCATGTCACTCGGCATGGGGGTGGCGCTCGGCTACACGGCGGCGTTCGGCACGTTGCTGCCGCCCATCTTCAAGCTGTTCACGCCTACAATTCCGGTGGCGGAAACCATCACTGAAATCGCGGCCACAACCCCCGGTAAAATCACTTTGGCCGGCGTGGGCGTCTGTCTCGTGGGTATCGCCGTGGCGGCGTATGCCGGGTTGACGAAGGAACGCGAGATGCCGGAAGCCGAGAAGAAAAAAACCATCGCCGAGTTCAATTTCACCAAGGGAATTCTCGTTGCCACCTTCTCCGGCATCATGAGCGCCTGCTTTGCGTTCGCGCTGACCGCCGGCACCCCGATCGGCGAAGCTTCCGTCGCCGCCGGGACCACGGTGATCTGGAGCGGCCTGCCCAAACTGGTGGTCGTGCTGCTGGGCGGCTTCACCACGAACTTTGTCTGGTGCGCGTTTTTGAATCTGAAAAATCGTTCCGGCTACCAATACCTCGCGGCGCACTTGCGGGAGGAGCACGCCAATCTAAGCGGCGTGACGGATGGCGGCGACGACGCGAGCCGTTCGAAAATTCCCCGGTTGAACAATTACTTCTTTTCCGCGTTGGCCGGCACGCTGTGGTATTTTCAATTCTTTTTCTACACGATGGGCGAAACGCAGATGGGCAAATACGGATTCGCTTCGTGGACGTTGCACATGGCCAGCATCATCATTTTCAGCACAATGTGGGGTTGGATTCTGCGCGAATGGAACGGCGCCAGCAGCAAGGCGCACGCGCTCATCGCCGCCGGCATCGCCACGCTGATTCTTTCCACCATCATCATCGGCTACGGCACGTATTTGAAGGGTAAAACCACCGAGGAAACCAAGGAAGCCAGTATGACGGAAACGCTTCAAGCGGCGGATGCCGCGCCAGTCAACCGCAGCTTCCAGTGGCCGACCGTCGCATTGGAGCCGCGGGCGTAG
- a CDS encoding family 10 glycosylhydrolase — MTVSIAPNWFACARRQTFQLLLSFVVATGMWLVPSRSQAATLVLDGFDYPTTPAAQAAWSGSSGPAVNMLDQGAWGVERVMVANCDFATRESRCYWDRSVALNLSTYVAFELEVYAPDPGAVSAFTLYFRSGGGWYGASASLTKTGWQTLRFGRDNFIVEGTPVGWEQIDQIRLSPWKAGAENTFLAFRELRAVTPAVLLVRDPTSSNPEVVQQTIDRHLAWLGEYDIDCGVITRAEVEAGLLQQSQLVILPYNETVSEAEMVNYETFAAAGGKLMVYYLLPSRLASLLRVSVTGWTQGDFATWHFVDPNIPNLPPRVQQASWNITGAAPNGPQARITAMWENSQGQSTGKAAWLASDRGFFMSHILLGDDADEKSYALLCLVGSLLPDVWSAAAAGAINQIGQIGPYQSYDEALSDLHHQAAPTLRAPFVEDELQAATTNRSLALAEQAVGHYAQAIAAAHAARTHLRRAYVLSLRPAYPEVRAFWEHHATGPYPGNWPAAIEALATNQFNAIIPNMLWGGLAHYDSAYLPHSAEFDQYGDQITACVNAAHARGLQVHVWKVCWNLLGAPTAFINSMRAAQRTQVSSSGEPSDWLCPSHPDNFALETNSLLEVVRNYDVDGIHFDYIRYPDGDHCYCNGCRTRFQAQTGLTVANWPTDVLTSGTLRTAFLDWRRAQITHLVEVVYQQVKALKPQVQVSAAVWPDAPSAYDGVGQDWRLWVTNGILDFVCPMDYLTTEAAFANTVSRQLDWVGGRMPVYPGIGAWQIPLDTALAQLQATRAAHTDGFVIFELSPESAANLLPALGAGATAPDEPDEDQDELPDSWELKWFGNRTTAGRFTDFNGDGRSDYAEYVAGTSPTNALDVLELSGAWENQQLTLSFVSRGVDEVGYQNAARYYSLETTPTLQFAAAWTPVTGFDALPAAPGVHIVNYIVPNQAAAAYYRLRVWLQQKP; from the coding sequence ATGACCGTTTCCATCGCACCAAACTGGTTTGCTTGCGCCCGGCGGCAAACATTTCAACTGCTCCTGAGCTTCGTGGTTGCGACCGGGATGTGGCTCGTGCCGTCACGAAGTCAGGCCGCCACGCTGGTTCTCGATGGCTTTGACTATCCCACCACTCCGGCGGCGCAGGCGGCGTGGAGTGGCAGCAGCGGTCCAGCCGTGAACATGTTGGATCAGGGCGCATGGGGTGTGGAGCGGGTGATGGTGGCCAATTGTGATTTCGCCACGCGCGAAAGCCGCTGCTATTGGGACCGGAGCGTCGCGCTGAATCTTTCGACCTATGTGGCCTTTGAATTGGAGGTGTACGCGCCTGATCCCGGCGCCGTTTCCGCGTTCACGTTGTACTTTCGTTCAGGTGGCGGTTGGTATGGCGCTTCGGCGTCATTGACCAAAACCGGCTGGCAAACTTTGCGCTTTGGTCGCGACAATTTCATCGTGGAAGGCACGCCCGTCGGTTGGGAGCAGATTGATCAAATCCGGCTCTCTCCCTGGAAAGCCGGCGCTGAAAACACTTTCCTGGCGTTTCGCGAATTGCGCGCGGTGACCCCGGCGGTGTTGTTGGTGCGTGACCCGACCAGTTCCAATCCCGAGGTGGTGCAGCAAACCATTGACCGGCATCTGGCCTGGCTGGGCGAATACGACATTGATTGCGGCGTGATTACCCGGGCGGAGGTCGAGGCCGGATTGTTGCAGCAAAGCCAATTGGTCATCCTGCCTTACAACGAAACGGTTTCTGAGGCCGAGATGGTAAACTACGAAACATTCGCGGCGGCAGGCGGAAAGTTGATGGTGTATTACCTGTTACCCAGCCGGCTGGCGAGTTTGTTGCGCGTCAGTGTGACGGGGTGGACGCAAGGCGATTTTGCCACCTGGCATTTTGTTGATCCCAACATTCCGAATCTGCCTCCGCGCGTTCAGCAAGCGTCCTGGAACATCACCGGCGCCGCGCCCAACGGACCGCAGGCGCGGATTACTGCCATGTGGGAAAACAGTCAGGGGCAAAGCACCGGAAAGGCCGCGTGGTTGGCGAGCGACCGCGGCTTTTTCATGTCGCACATTTTGTTGGGCGATGATGCTGATGAAAAATCGTACGCGTTGTTGTGTCTGGTGGGATCGCTGTTGCCCGATGTCTGGTCCGCAGCGGCTGCCGGGGCGATTAATCAAATCGGCCAAATTGGACCGTACCAGAGCTATGACGAGGCTCTATCGGACCTTCACCACCAGGCCGCGCCCACGCTGCGCGCGCCGTTCGTGGAAGATGAACTGCAGGCGGCCACCACGAACCGCAGTCTGGCGCTCGCCGAGCAGGCGGTGGGGCATTATGCGCAGGCGATCGCGGCGGCTCACGCCGCACGGACGCATTTGCGGCGGGCGTATGTTTTGAGTCTGCGGCCCGCTTATCCCGAAGTCCGCGCGTTCTGGGAACATCACGCCACCGGCCCGTATCCGGGCAATTGGCCGGCGGCAATCGAGGCACTGGCGACCAACCAATTCAACGCCATCATTCCCAACATGCTTTGGGGCGGGCTGGCGCATTACGACAGCGCCTATCTGCCGCACTCGGCCGAGTTCGATCAATACGGTGATCAGATCACGGCGTGCGTCAACGCGGCGCACGCGCGCGGCTTGCAGGTGCATGTCTGGAAGGTTTGTTGGAATCTGCTGGGCGCGCCGACGGCGTTCATCAACTCGATGCGCGCGGCGCAACGCACCCAGGTATCCAGCTCCGGAGAGCCGTCGGATTGGCTCTGCCCCTCGCATCCCGACAACTTCGCGCTGGAAACCAATTCACTGCTCGAGGTGGTGCGCAATTATGACGTGGACGGCATTCACTTCGATTACATCCGGTATCCGGATGGAGACCATTGTTACTGCAACGGCTGCCGCACGCGTTTTCAGGCGCAAACCGGACTTACCGTCGCCAACTGGCCGACGGACGTGCTGACGTCCGGGACGTTGCGCACGGCTTTTCTCGATTGGCGTCGCGCGCAGATCACGCATCTGGTCGAAGTGGTTTATCAGCAGGTCAAAGCCTTGAAGCCGCAGGTGCAAGTTTCGGCGGCAGTTTGGCCCGATGCGCCCAGCGCTTACGACGGGGTGGGACAGGATTGGCGGCTCTGGGTCACGAACGGCATTTTGGATTTTGTTTGCCCCATGGATTATCTCACCACGGAAGCCGCGTTTGCGAATACGGTGTCGCGCCAGCTTGATTGGGTTGGCGGGCGAATGCCGGTCTATCCCGGCATTGGCGCGTGGCAGATTCCGTTGGACACCGCACTGGCGCAATTGCAAGCCACCCGCGCCGCGCATACGGACGGATTTGTCATCTTTGAACTGAGTCCGGAGAGCGCGGCGAATCTATTGCCGGCCCTGGGCGCCGGGGCCACCGCTCCCGACGAGCCGGATGAGGATCAGGATGAACTACCAGATAGTTGGGAGTTGAAATGGTTTGGTAATCGCACGACCGCGGGGCGGTTCACCGATTTCAATGGCGACGGCCGCAGTGATTATGCGGAATACGTGGCCGGCACCTCGCCCACGAACGCGCTCGATGTTTTGGAATTGAGCGGCGCTTGGGAAAATCAGCAGCTCACGCTTTCCTTCGTCTCCCGGGGCGTGGACGAGGTCGGCTATCAAAATGCCGCGCGTTACTACAGTTTGGAAACCACGCCGACGCTTCAGTTCGCAGCGGCTTGGACGCCGGTGACCGGGTTCGATGCGCTGCCGGCAGCTCCCGGCGTTCACATCGTGAACTATATCGTGCCAAATCAAGCGGCGGCGGCGTACTACCGGTTGCGCGTTTGGTTGCAGCAAAAACCATGA
- a CDS encoding DUF4434 domain-containing protein, with protein sequence MRGLPRYLKTVLWLVLAVLLNGVTSRSASAAAMARLNGSFIQYWSVMQSWPDQNWQTILGRMQELQMDTVIIQALASENSDGSIYSFIGAPGEPDPTETILRYADTNNFKVFLGLYMLNWNHDMVGADFLAETQSRMAAVVQQAWTRYLTNNAHPSFAGWYIPYEPWTAAYTPAEITRLRAFFQNITSACEQIAGDRPVAISPFISGWRPNPCQVESLYSELLNGSGLSIVLLQDSVGAQQWNDDIVQRTAPYFQAFQNACATAGVQFWANLESFLITNDVYTATDISRLRRQFDAATPFVEKIVTFDFLHYMNPDIFLSGWNNARRTRMQQLFNDYRTQFVATEYAPDSPPRLTLHEVAAGLTLNWSGMVGDAFEVQAKAAWDDDWLPVTTTIITNGFNYSCQVTTSDECRFFRVRRMSRLQVPDSMIWIPPGQFVMGTPASDPDRTADELTSFSAALTQGFWISRHEVTQSEYQNLLCTNPAAFASALENPVEQVSWTEAMNYCQSLTEREQMAGRLPAGYLYRLPTEAEWEYAARAGSTERFFFGTDPNALGNYAWYNVNSGNGPHPVSTLLVNDWGLADVSGNVMEWCWDWIGNAPSGPVTNFIGSTTGPYHAIRGGAWSFPWVNCRSGWRVGYATASRQAYVGFRVVLAPPAP encoded by the coding sequence ATGCGCGGATTGCCCCGTTATCTGAAAACCGTCCTTTGGCTGGTCCTGGCTGTACTTCTCAACGGAGTGACATCCCGAAGCGCCTCTGCCGCGGCGATGGCCCGGTTGAACGGCAGCTTCATTCAGTATTGGAGCGTCATGCAATCGTGGCCCGACCAAAACTGGCAGACCATTTTGGGTCGCATGCAGGAACTGCAGATGGACACCGTGATCATTCAAGCATTGGCCAGCGAGAACAGCGATGGCTCGATCTACTCGTTCATCGGCGCTCCGGGAGAGCCTGATCCGACCGAAACGATTCTGCGCTATGCCGACACGAATAATTTCAAAGTCTTTCTCGGTCTTTACATGCTGAATTGGAATCACGACATGGTTGGCGCGGATTTTTTGGCGGAAACCCAATCGCGCATGGCGGCCGTGGTGCAACAGGCGTGGACGCGTTATCTGACCAATAACGCGCATCCGTCCTTTGCCGGTTGGTATATTCCGTACGAACCGTGGACGGCCGCCTATACGCCGGCGGAAATCACCCGCCTGCGCGCTTTCTTCCAGAACATCACGAGTGCGTGCGAACAAATCGCCGGAGACCGGCCGGTGGCGATCTCGCCGTTCATCAGCGGGTGGCGACCGAATCCGTGTCAGGTCGAAAGCCTCTACAGTGAATTGCTCAATGGATCCGGTCTCAGCATCGTGCTGTTGCAGGACAGTGTGGGTGCGCAACAATGGAATGACGACATTGTCCAACGCACCGCGCCCTATTTTCAAGCTTTCCAAAATGCCTGCGCCACGGCGGGGGTACAGTTCTGGGCCAACCTGGAATCGTTTCTGATCACCAACGATGTCTATACGGCCACCGATATCTCGCGGTTGCGCCGGCAATTCGATGCCGCGACGCCGTTCGTGGAGAAAATCGTCACGTTTGACTTTTTACATTACATGAACCCGGACATCTTTTTGAGCGGCTGGAACAATGCCCGGCGGACCCGGATGCAGCAGTTGTTCAACGATTACCGGACTCAATTCGTAGCCACCGAGTACGCGCCGGATTCGCCACCACGGCTGACCTTGCATGAGGTAGCGGCGGGATTGACCTTGAACTGGTCGGGCATGGTTGGCGATGCGTTTGAAGTGCAGGCCAAAGCCGCCTGGGACGACGATTGGCTGCCCGTGACAACCACCATCATCACCAACGGTTTCAACTATTCCTGCCAGGTGACCACCAGTGACGAGTGCCGTTTCTTTCGGGTGCGACGGATGTCGCGCTTGCAGGTGCCTGATTCGATGATTTGGATTCCGCCCGGTCAGTTTGTGATGGGCACCCCGGCGAGTGATCCGGACCGTACCGCTGATGAGTTGACCTCATTCAGCGCCGCGCTTACGCAGGGATTCTGGATCAGTCGCCATGAGGTAACTCAGTCCGAGTATCAAAACCTGCTCTGCACCAATCCGGCCGCCTTCGCTTCCGCGCTGGAAAATCCGGTGGAACAAGTGAGCTGGACTGAGGCCATGAACTATTGCCAGTCACTCACAGAACGCGAGCAGATGGCTGGCCGACTGCCGGCGGGTTATCTCTACCGTTTACCCACCGAGGCTGAGTGGGAATACGCCGCCCGCGCCGGTTCGACGGAACGCTTCTTTTTCGGTACCGATCCCAACGCGCTGGGGAATTACGCGTGGTATAATGTCAACAGCGGGAACGGACCCCATCCCGTCAGCACATTGTTGGTCAATGATTGGGGGCTGGCCGATGTCAGTGGTAACGTGATGGAATGGTGCTGGGATTGGATCGGTAATGCCCCGAGTGGACCGGTCACCAATTTTATCGGAAGCACGACCGGACCTTATCATGCCATCCGGGGCGGCGCATGGTCCTTTCCGTGGGTTAACTGCCGTAGCGGCTGGCGGGTGGGCTATGCCACCGCTTCGCGTCAGGCTTACGTGGGATTTCGTGTCGTACTTGCGCCGCCTGCGCCATGA
- a CDS encoding type II secretion system GspH family protein — protein MRDCNIHSELGATSPPRVSRRAFTLIELLVVIAIIAILAGMLLPTLAKAKDKGRSTFCTNNERQMMLAALMYEEDYKVLPLGYTGMNSTYPYEMIWYRVLPAYLGRRVATSVTQTNRIFLCPSSLSGGYWGWLCYAQSYQINNVRLDMASHKIQQPSATIMYGETQGYDALLYPDVSTIANVCYRHSGGNDRSALFDMYTGTKSTNRKMGRANGVFADGHVESLKNAPTNIFDVIKVP, from the coding sequence ATGCGAGATTGTAACATTCATTCTGAGTTGGGCGCGACTTCGCCACCACGAGTTTCCCGACGTGCTTTTACTTTGATCGAGTTGCTGGTGGTGATTGCGATCATCGCCATTCTGGCCGGTATGTTGTTGCCAACCTTGGCCAAGGCCAAAGACAAGGGTCGCTCGACCTTCTGCACCAATAACGAACGGCAAATGATGCTGGCGGCGCTGATGTACGAGGAAGATTACAAGGTGCTGCCACTCGGTTATACCGGGATGAATTCGACGTACCCTTATGAGATGATCTGGTATCGGGTGCTGCCCGCTTATCTGGGCCGGAGAGTGGCGACGTCGGTGACGCAGACCAACCGGATTTTCCTTTGTCCATCCAGTCTGAGCGGTGGTTATTGGGGCTGGCTTTGTTACGCGCAGAGTTATCAAATCAACAACGTCCGGTTGGATATGGCGTCGCACAAAATTCAACAACCGTCCGCCACCATCATGTATGGCGAAACTCAAGGTTACGACGCCCTGCTATATCCGGACGTCAGCACCATTGCCAACGTGTGCTATCGGCACAGCGGCGGGAACGATCGCAGCGCGCTGTTCGACATGTACACCGGCACCAAATCCACCAACCGCAAAATGGGACGAGCCAATGGAGTCTTTGCGGACGGTCACGTGGAGTCGTTGAAAAACGCGCCCACCAACATTTTCGACGTGATCAAAGTGCCCTGA